AACTTCCACTCGTTGGCCGCGAGTAGCTCCCACGGGCGGCCGACGTCCATCCAGCGCTCGACCTCGACCGCCTGCACCTCGTGCTCGTCGATGACCCGCGCGAGCACGTCGGTGAACTCGTGTTCGCCGCGCTCGCTCTTGGGGACGTCGAGCCAGTCGCGGGCCTCCTCGGGGAAGACGTACGCGCCGGCGTTCGCGAGGTCGGTCGGCGGCTCGTCGGGCTTCTCGACGATGTCGACGACGCGCTCGCCGTCTCGCGAGTCGATCCCCCCCTCGCTCGACTGGTCAGAGACGCCACGCGTCTCGTCCTCCAGGGTCAGGACCCCGTAGTTCGTCGGGTTCTCGACCCGGTACGCCGCCACGGAGGGGCCGCGCGAGAACAACCGTTCGATGCTCGGGGCGTCGTAGAGGTTGTCTCCGTAGAGGACCGCGAAGTCGCCGTCGATGTGCTCACGGGCGCAGTTGACCGCGTGACCCGTCCCCAACTGTTCCTCCTGTACGGCGAAGCGGACGGGGACGCCCGCGTACTCCTCGCCGAAGTACTCGCGGACGTCGTCGGCCTCGTATCCGACGACGACGACGAGTTCCTCCGCGCCGGCCCGGACGGCGCAGTCCGCCGTGTGCGCGACCAGCGGCCGGTCGGCGACCGGGAGCATCGGCTTCGGCGTCGAGTGGGTCAGCGGGCGCATCCGGGTCCCCTCGCCTGCGGCGAGAATCACAGCCTGCATACCGCCACTCCTCGGGCTACCCGGTTATGCTTTTCTGGCCGTCGACGGGCGAAAGAATTATATCCGGAGGCCGCCCCGATCTCGCCCGAACTCCCGCCGTCGACGCGGAGCCGCCGGGACTCGCCGTCCGCGCCGCACCCCCAACGGCCACAACAGTGACTGTGGTGGAGGCGTCGTCGGAAAACGCAGTGGAAGGGGCGGGACTAAACGCAGTGGAAGGGGCGGGACTCGAACCACGCGAAGCCCAGGGTTCCGTCGGTTGACTCGTGAGTACCGACGATACGACTTCTACCACGCGTACCCTTCCGCGGCAGTGCGTCTACTCGAAGCGACCTGAAATAGACTCTGATACTCCGTACAGAATGCCTCGGCCGTGGCGTTTTTATCCTCGGCGAGAGATCACGTCCCCCCAGCTACCACGGAAAGCGGTCGAAACCGTCGCGTCGACCGTCCCACCGGGTGACTCGTCCGCGGTCGGGTGAGCGCGGCGTCGGACCGGCGACCGGCGATCGACGACCGGCGCGATCAGTAGCTGCGTTCCTTGGGTTCGTACTTCCCGTCCTCGCCTTCGAGGATGACCGGTGTGTAGTACAGTTCCGGGCGGCCGTCGTTCCACGCGACCTGCGTGTGCTTGAGCCACTTTTCGTCGTCGCGGAACTGGAACTCCTCGCGCCAGTGCGCGCCGCGGAACTCCTCGCGCGCAAGCGCTCCGAGCGTCAGCGCCTCCGCGAGGTCGATGAGGTTGCGCGTCTCGATCGTGTGGATGAGGTCCGTGTTGAAGGTGCGCGAGGGGTCGCTGACGGCGACGTCGACGTAGCGCTCGCGGGCACGGCGGATGTCGCGGAGCGCCTGCTTCAGGCCCGCCTCGTTGCGGAAGACGTTGACGTTCCGCGTCATCGCCTTCTGGAGGTCGGCGCGGATCTCGGCGTGGTTGACGCCGTCGCGCTCCATCAGCCGCTCGACGCGCGCGCCCTCCCGCTCGACGGCGCGCGAGACGACCGCGTCCGGCGTCGCGTCGAGCAGCGCCCCGCCGTCGGCGGCGACGTCGTCCGACCCCGCCTCGACCTCGCCGAGCGCGACCGGCGACTCGACCGAACCGTCCTCCGTCTTCGCGGAGGGACCGGTCCGGATCTGCGCCGTCTCGGGCTGGCGGGTGGCCGCGTGGCGGCCCGCGCGCGCGCCGAAGACGATGAGTTCGGGTAGGGCGTTGCCGCCGAGGCGGTTCGCGCCGTGGACCGAGACGCAGGCGCACTCGCCCGCCGCGTACAGCCCCTCGATGCACGTCGCGCCGTTCTCGTCGGTCTCGATGCCGCCCATCTCGTAGTGCTGGCCGGGCTTGACCGGCATCGGCTCCTCGAGCGCGTCGACGCCCTCGAAGTCCT
The Halomarina pelagica DNA segment above includes these coding regions:
- the glmU gene encoding bifunctional sugar-1-phosphate nucleotidylyltransferase/acetyltransferase yields the protein MQAVILAAGEGTRMRPLTHSTPKPMLPVADRPLVAHTADCAVRAGAEELVVVVGYEADDVREYFGEEYAGVPVRFAVQEEQLGTGHAVNCAREHIDGDFAVLYGDNLYDAPSIERLFSRGPSVAAYRVENPTNYGVLTLEDETRGVSDQSSEGGIDSRDGERVVDIVEKPDEPPTDLANAGAYVFPEEARDWLDVPKSERGEHEFTDVLARVIDEHEVQAVEVERWMDVGRPWELLAANEWKLADLEPRVEGEVRGDADLRGPVVVEAGAVVEAGVVIEGPALIRSGASVGPNAYVRGATLVGEDCHVGHSVELKNSVVMRGTNVPHLSYVGDSLLGPGVNLGAGTNVANLRHDGGDVRQTVKGERVSTGRRKYGVVAGDGAKTGINTSLAPGVVLSPGATTAPGESVSRDR